The following DNA comes from Alphaproteobacteria bacterium GM7ARS4.
ACATACAGGCAATGGCGTATTGCGCATGATCATCTTCTCAGTGAGGCCACCCATCGTCTCTAACCCGAGTGATAGGGGACAGACATCCAATAATAATGTCTGAGCGCCACGCGTGAGGGCATGGGCCTGCAACGCCGCGCCTCTCACAACGACTTCATCGGGGTCAAGGGATGTCAATGCCTCCTTGCCAAAAAAAGCTGAGACGCGCTTGCGTATGAACGGCATACGCGTCACACCACCCGCCAACACGACACCCTCTATCATGCCTCTCTCTTTTTGAGCATCACGCAACACCCCGTCACATATGGCAAGACTCCTCTCCACCAAAGGCGTGACGGCATCTTCTAAACAGCGGCGACTCAGGCTGTAACGCTGTCCCGCCTTATTCTCACCCTCTATATGCTCCTTATGCGTCAGCGCCTCACGATAGGCCCGAAGACGCATCAATTGCTGGTGACGCTCGCCCCCCGTCAAGGACGGCTCATAGCCTTGCTCGAGACACCATGACAACAAGGCATCATCGAAATCATCGCCACCCAACGCACCATCACCCCCTGTCGCTAACACCTGAAAAACACCACGCCTGAGGTGTAACACCGAAAAATCAAATGTCCCGCCACCAAAATCATACACGGCATACAGACCTTCCTGTCCGCTCTCTAAACCATAGGCCAGGGCGGCGGCTGTCGGTTCATTGACTAGGCGCAAAACCTCTAATCCCGCAAGACGCGCCGCATCCTTCGTCGCCAGACGCGCCGCATCATCAAAATACGCCGGCACGGTGATCACAGCACGACGCAATGGAACAGCCATAGACGCCTCCGCCATCTCGCGCATAAAACGCAAAATCATAGACGATAACGCAACCGGCGAATAATGGCGACCCCCTATCACCAAACGCACCATGCCTTGTCCATCATCGCCCCCGCCTTCCACGCCATAGGCCAATGTGTCCTTGACGTTCTTCACGACATCATCATCAATCCCCCTGCCCATAAAACGTTTCACTGACGAGACACAGACGACATCCTTATCACCCCCTTGCTCCATGACGGCAACCGCCTCTGCACCTATCACAATGGGGTTGTCCCGCTTATCCTTGTGAAAACATAGGACTGACGGCACAAAACGCCCGCCTTGTTGGTCGCGCACGATATGCACAGCGCCCTTGTCGCCATCAACGTAAGCCAGCATGGAACGAGTCGTCCCCAAATCAATGCCAATCGCCATGCCATGGTCACCATCGCCACCCTTGCTATCGCGCGCCTTGCTGTGCGGCTTGGGCGTCTCACCGGGCTCATGAATCTGTAAAAGCGCCATCATCACACAAATCTCCCATATGCCTCCATGATGTCCCCATTATATCTCCGTTATATCTCCACTATATCTCCACATATCTCCATAGCGCTATGCCAGCCTTACGTCCTGAAAGGACTCACCCAAGCGCATAAGATAACGCAAACGCACGGACTCCTTATCCATCTTCGGCCAATCCCCTGCCTCATAGGCATCAGCTATCGCCTCCTCACAGGCATGAATCTTATCCTTGTGGTCGCATCGCAACCTTGTTCTCTCTTCATCATCACCAGACGCCACCACGTCGCGCCATTCTAACATCTCTATCAATAATTCTGGGTCATCTATCGTCTTTTGCTCGCGCGCCACCGTTGCCTCATGGCCCACACGCGCCAAGAGGGCGATACTCCTTTTGAGGGGGTCGCATAATACGCCATAACATTCATTGACAGCGGCCGCATTGGACGCCGCAATACGCCGCTCTTTCCCACTGGCGTTGATAAACATGTCGGGATGAAGACGCCTCTGCATGGACAGATAATCCGTCTCTAAACGCCCCATATCCAAACGATACCCCGCCTCATAATTGAAAATATCAAAGGCATCCTGAGACGCCATAAAGGGCTGTAACGCACCACAGAGAGGACACACGGAAATGCCCCCGCCTGTTCTGTTAAATGTCCCGCCACAAGACCAGCATACAAGAGGCGTGTCCCTACCTTGAGCCATCACGCCTAAACATGAAAGGACTCGCCACAGCCACAGCGTCCCTTCTCATTGGGATTGCGAAAGACAAAACCCGACTCTAAATCGTCCTCCACATAGTCCATCTCCGTGCCTATCAAAAACATGACGGCCTTCGGGTCGATATAGAGCATCACCCCATCCACCTCTAACACATCATCGCCAGCGGGAGGCGTGTTGGCATACTCTAAAACATAGGATAAACCAGAACAGCCACGACTGCTCACGCCCAAGCGCAAACCCGCCGTCGGCTTGCCACGCCCACGTATCATCTCCTTGACGCGCGCCACAGCACTCTCTGTTACATGAATCATGGGAGGCATGGGAGACACCACCTGTCGTCACTTGCGGAAAATCAAGCGTGCTTGTCTTGATAATCCTTAATGGCCGCCTTCACAGCATCCTCAGCAAGAATAGAGCAGTGAATCTTCACGGGAGGCAAAGCAAGATGTTCCGCAATATCGGTGTTCTTGATCGCCATCGCCTCATCGAGACTCTTGCCCTTCACCCACTCCGTCACAAGTGAACTAGAGGCAATGGCAGAGCCACAGCCAAATGTCTTGAATTTGGCGTCCTCAATGATCCCCTCCTCATTAACCTTGATCTGCAACTTCATGACGTCACCACATGCGGGAGCACCCACCAAT
Coding sequences within:
- the iscU gene encoding Fe-S cluster assembly scaffold IscU; the encoded protein is MSYSERLIDHYEKPRNIGSMDKTSKDVGTGLVGAPACGDVMKLQIKVNEEGIIEDAKFKTFGCGSAIASSSLVTEWVKGKSLDEAMAIKNTDIAEHLALPPVKIHCSILAEDAVKAAIKDYQDKHA
- a CDS encoding iron-sulfur cluster assembly accessory protein produces the protein MPPMIHVTESAVARVKEMIRGRGKPTAGLRLGVSSRGCSGLSYVLEYANTPPAGDDVLEVDGVMLYIDPKAVMFLIGTEMDYVEDDLESGFVFRNPNEKGRCGCGESFHV
- the hscB gene encoding Fe-S protein assembly co-chaperone HscB — encoded protein: MAQGRDTPLVCWSCGGTFNRTGGGISVCPLCGALQPFMASQDAFDIFNYEAGYRLDMGRLETDYLSMQRRLHPDMFINASGKERRIAASNAAAVNECYGVLCDPLKRSIALLARVGHEATVAREQKTIDDPELLIEMLEWRDVVASGDDEERTRLRCDHKDKIHACEEAIADAYEAGDWPKMDKESVRLRYLMRLGESFQDVRLA
- the hscA gene encoding Fe-S protein assembly chaperone HscA, with product MALLQIHEPGETPKPHSKARDSKGGDGDHGMAIGIDLGTTRSMLAYVDGDKGAVHIVRDQQGGRFVPSVLCFHKDKRDNPIVIGAEAVAVMEQGGDKDVVCVSSVKRFMGRGIDDDVVKNVKDTLAYGVEGGGDDGQGMVRLVIGGRHYSPVALSSMILRFMREMAEASMAVPLRRAVITVPAYFDDAARLATKDAARLAGLEVLRLVNEPTAAALAYGLESGQEGLYAVYDFGGGTFDFSVLHLRRGVFQVLATGGDGALGGDDFDDALLSWCLEQGYEPSLTGGERHQQLMRLRAYREALTHKEHIEGENKAGQRYSLSRRCLEDAVTPLVERSLAICDGVLRDAQKERGMIEGVVLAGGVTRMPFIRKRVSAFFGKEALTSLDPDEVVVRGAALQAHALTRGAQTLLLDVCPLSLGLETMGGLTEKMIMRNTPLPVCKRQTFTTWQDGQTAMSLHIVQGEREMASDNRSLARFVLSSIPPMAAGMARIDVTLTIDVDGLLTVEAQEQQSGVKQSIEVKPSYGVSEDEMASMVRASITHARDDMAMRLGREARVEGERLALAVEKALASSGALCSDEERKTIEAALYTLKESLKQDKRDVIKEAITGLDEATQAFAQRRMEHAMAQGLRGKAVGDVAGEDETR